The Nitrosopumilus cobalaminigenes genome contains a region encoding:
- a CDS encoding transcriptional regulator, with translation MAEIDTFFAPSLEKMIRDNLGDTTYHSIQNRLFEKYGASITESIIDFRKLDSVLREFFGAGAEGLEKKFLDKICCIKSKQDKAENRFTISDPEISQSILKAFSDDEMSKILNASIGEPWTISEILEKLNIPTTSGYRKINLLIEQGLLVKSGYDFTTNRRTVDKYKSLFDNVNIDFNNKVTVNVQFTPEVIENSTVLQTVYSN, from the coding sequence ATGGCTGAAATAGATACTTTTTTTGCACCCTCACTTGAAAAGATGATTCGAGATAATCTGGGTGATACTACGTATCACAGTATTCAAAATCGCCTATTTGAAAAATATGGTGCATCGATCACTGAATCTATAATTGATTTTAGAAAATTAGATTCTGTTCTTAGAGAATTTTTTGGTGCAGGAGCTGAAGGTTTAGAAAAGAAATTCTTGGATAAGATTTGTTGTATTAAATCTAAACAAGATAAAGCTGAAAATAGATTTACTATATCTGATCCTGAAATCAGTCAATCAATTCTAAAAGCATTCAGTGATGATGAAATGTCAAAAATTCTCAATGCCTCTATTGGAGAACCTTGGACTATTTCCGAAATCTTAGAAAAATTAAACATTCCTACAACATCTGGTTATAGAAAAATTAATTTATTGATTGAACAAGGACTGTTGGTAAAATCTGGGTATGACTTTACAACAAATAGACGAACTGTTGACAAATACAAATCACTATTCGATAATGTGAATATTGATTTCAACAATAAAGTTACAGTGAATGTGCAATTTACACCTGAAGTCATTGAGAATAGTACTGTATTACAAACAGTCTATAGTAACTAA
- a CDS encoding response regulator transcription factor: MVSCIVIDDDVDIVDVFCELLNVVNVDVLGIGTDGNDALTLYEKHRPDIVFTDLQMDRCDGYHVVETIKDVYPKAKIAVITGDLNATSSLILNLLKIPIIKKPFDTHEIKQLINDIFLIDHTMPSSFEIQYKFLNDVNVYSCNVNYQQYRNFKSLPVIEECLVIDSSKGDLSNLNEMENALQLAVKNDVTSIRKLSEIVPE, encoded by the coding sequence ATGGTTAGTTGTATTGTGATAGATGACGATGTAGATATCGTTGATGTCTTTTGTGAATTGTTGAATGTAGTTAATGTTGATGTACTAGGAATTGGAACTGATGGTAATGATGCGTTAACTTTGTATGAGAAACACCGTCCTGACATTGTTTTTACTGATTTACAAATGGATAGATGTGATGGGTATCATGTAGTCGAAACAATCAAAGATGTTTATCCTAAAGCAAAAATTGCAGTAATTACTGGTGATCTTAATGCAACATCCTCACTAATCCTTAATTTATTGAAGATACCTATAATCAAAAAACCATTTGACACTCATGAAATTAAACAACTAATCAATGATATCTTCTTAATAGATCATACGATGCCTTCTTCATTTGAGATTCAATACAAATTCCTAAATGACGTGAATGTTTATTCTTGCAATGTTAATTATCAACAATATAGAAATTTCAAATCATTGCCTGTCATAGAAGAATGCCTAGTCATAGATTCTAGTAAAGGTGATCTCTCTAATCTCAATGAAATGGAAAATGCCCTTCAATTAGCAGTAAAAAATGATGTTACCTCTATCCGTAAATTATCGGAGATTGTTCCTGAATGA